In one Carassius carassius chromosome 12, fCarCar2.1, whole genome shotgun sequence genomic region, the following are encoded:
- the LOC132154220 gene encoding small ribosomal subunit protein eS8, translated as MGISRDNWHKRRKTGGKRKPVHKKRKYELGRPPANTKIGPRRIHTVRVRGGNKKYRALRLDVGNFSWGSECCTRKTRIIDVVYNASNNELVRTKTLVKNCIVLVDSTPYRQWYESHYALPLGRKKGAKLTPEEEEILNKKRSKKVQKKFDERRKKSKISPLLEEQFLQGKLLACIASRPGQCGRADGYVLEGKELEFYLRKIKAKKGK; from the exons ATGG GTATCTCAAGGGACAACTGGCACAAACGCCGCAAGACCGGTGGCAAACGCAAGCCCGTCCACAAGAAAAGGAAATATGAACTCGGGCGTCCTCCTGCAAACACCAAG ATTGGACCTCGCCGCATCCACACAGTAAGAGTCCGTGGTGGAAACAAGAAATACAGAGCTTTGAGGCTCGACGTGGGCAACTTCTCATGGGGCTCAGAAT GCTGTACCCGCAAGACCAGGATCATTGATGTGGTTTACAATGCCTCTAACAATGAGCTGGTGAGAACAAAGACCCTTGTGAAGAACTGCATTGTCCTTGTGGACAGCACTCCTTACAGACAGTGGTACGAGTCTCACTACGCTCTTCCACTTGGCAGGAAGAAGGGTGCCAAGCTG ACCCCTGAGGAAGAGGAAATCCTAAACAAGAAGAGGTCGAAAAAGGTCCAGAAGAAGTTTGATGAGCGCAGGAAGAAAAGCAAGATCAGTCCTCTGTTGGAGGAGCAGTTCCTGCAGGGGAAGCTTCTTG CCTGCATTGCCTCCAGACCAGGACAGTGTGGCAGGGCTGATGGCTACGTCCTTGAGGGCAAAGAACTGGAGTTCTACCTGAGGAAGATTAAAGCAAAGAAAGGCAAATAA